Genomic segment of Dactylococcopsis salina PCC 8305:
GAATTGTAGAGTTAATAATTTTTGTTCCTTTTCCAATCTTAACTCGTCCAATGATTTCTGAGTTTTCATCGACTTCCCCTAAGACTTTTATTTCTAAACGAGTGTCTAGAATAATCCGATTCGCTTCTAGTAAATCGTCTTTTTTTCCCGTATCTAACCACCAACCTTCGATTTGGCGTGAACCGACATTTTTCTGATGATCAATTAACCATTGAATCGCGTCGGTAATTTCTAATTCTCCTCTCGCTGACGGTTCAATTTGCGCGAGCGCGCGATGAATATTATGATTAAAGAAATAAATTCCCACCAGTGCTAACTTAGAGGGGGGAATTTTCGGCTTTTCTACTAATCCTAAAACCGTTCCCTGTTCATCCACTTTCGCCACTCCAAACGCACTGGGATTAGAAACTGGACAAAGTAAAATCAAAGAGTCTAATTCTTGCGTTTGAAAGGCATTTAAAAAGTTCGTTAAACTGGCTTCAACTAAGTTGTCTCCTAAATACATAACAAAAGGAGAATCCCCTAAAAACGGTTGGGC
This window contains:
- a CDS encoding glucose-1-phosphate thymidylyltransferase; the encoded protein is MKALILSGGKGTRLRPLTYTGAKQLVPVANKPILWYGIEAIVEAGITDIGIIISPETGEEIKNKTGDGSQFGATITYIVQEKPAGLAHAVKIAQPFLGDSPFVMYLGDNLVEASLTNFLNAFQTQELDSLILLCPVSNPSAFGVAKVDEQGTVLGLVEKPKIPPSKLALVGIYFFNHNIHRALAQIEPSARGELEITDAIQWLIDHQKNVGSRQIEGWWLDTGKKDDLLEANRIILDTRLEIKVLGEVDENSEIIGRVKIGKGTKIINSTIRGPVIIGENCLLENCFIGPYSSIADEAILKEADLEHSVILRQAKVLQIQQRIVDSLIGERVELKVAPKRPKAMRFLIGDDSQIELT